One Proteinivorax tanatarense DNA segment encodes these proteins:
- a CDS encoding Rossmann-like and DUF2520 domain-containing protein, producing MKIGFIGAGKVAKGFGIYLKNNGLHLSGFSSRSLDSAQKAADLTESTVLSLENVVKKSEVIFITTPDDLIKEVCNKVAEEIGFNQGQTVVHMSGSLCSEQLKAASQQGCNIFSLHPLQSFAEPMTSAKKLENTFFTWEGKGEKKGINNILTVLGNNNIEISPEDKALYHSAACIASNYLVSLLDSAINLLEDIGIDRSLSCEMISNLASGTVSNISDLGTTDALTGPIVRGDVSTVLGHLSSFDKNNLSDIKSMYTLMGLRTLDIAEKRELSPDKIKEIETILKEEK from the coding sequence TTGAAGATTGGTTTTATAGGAGCAGGTAAAGTAGCTAAAGGGTTTGGGATTTACCTTAAGAATAACGGACTTCATTTATCAGGTTTTTCCAGTAGGTCCCTTGATTCTGCACAAAAAGCTGCTGATTTGACGGAGTCTACAGTATTATCTTTAGAAAACGTAGTAAAAAAAAGCGAAGTGATTTTTATAACCACTCCTGATGATTTAATTAAAGAAGTTTGTAATAAAGTGGCAGAAGAAATTGGCTTTAACCAGGGGCAAACAGTAGTCCATATGTCAGGGAGCTTGTGCTCTGAGCAGTTAAAAGCGGCGTCACAACAAGGATGTAATATCTTTTCATTACACCCCCTTCAGTCCTTTGCTGAACCTATGACATCTGCAAAGAAATTAGAAAATACTTTTTTTACATGGGAAGGAAAAGGAGAGAAAAAAGGTATAAACAATATTCTTACTGTACTTGGAAACAATAACATTGAAATCTCACCTGAGGATAAGGCTTTGTACCATAGCGCAGCATGTATAGCATCAAACTATTTAGTATCTTTATTGGATTCGGCTATAAACTTGTTAGAGGATATAGGAATTGACAGAAGTCTTTCATGTGAAATGATCAGTAACCTAGCGTCAGGAACAGTATCAAACATTTCTGACTTAGGCACAACTGATGCGTTAACAGGTCCTATTGTACGAGGGGATGTATCTACAGTGTTGGGTCACTTAAGTTCTTTTGATAAAAACAATCTAAGTGATATAAAAAGCATGTATACATTAATGGGACTTAGAACTTTAGATATAGCTGAAAAGAGGGAATTAAGTCCAGATAAAATAAAGGAAATTGAAACAATTCTTAAGGAGGAAAAATAA
- a CDS encoding rubrerythrin family protein has product MDKKTLENLKEAFAGESQANRKYLAFSKHAEKEGHKNAAKMFKAAALAETIHAHSHLKAMNGIGSTEENLKEGVEGETFEFEKMYPDMVKRAEEVGEKQAARSFKFAMEAERVHAELYQKMLDNIDSDEEYTFHLCKICGNVELKPVDKCVICGAGSKAFEIIE; this is encoded by the coding sequence ATGGATAAAAAAACTTTAGAAAACTTAAAAGAGGCATTTGCTGGTGAATCACAAGCAAATAGAAAATACTTAGCTTTTTCAAAGCATGCTGAAAAGGAAGGGCATAAAAATGCAGCTAAAATGTTTAAAGCAGCGGCTTTGGCTGAAACGATCCATGCCCATTCCCATTTAAAAGCTATGAACGGCATTGGAAGTACAGAAGAAAACCTTAAAGAAGGAGTGGAAGGAGAAACTTTTGAATTTGAAAAAATGTATCCTGACATGGTTAAAAGAGCAGAAGAAGTAGGTGAAAAGCAGGCTGCAAGATCTTTTAAGTTTGCCATGGAAGCAGAGAGGGTTCATGCAGAACTATATCAAAAAATGCTTGACAACATAGATTCCGATGAAGAATACACTTTTCACTTATGTAAGATTTGTGGCAATGTTGAACTAAAACCGGTGGACAAATGTGTTATCTGCGGAGCAGGTTCAAAAGCATTTGAAATAATAGAATAA
- a CDS encoding PadR family transcriptional regulator, whose translation MSDKIIVDWEKEEQKIEEEYKKKINQLKQRKKESQMVGNILAKGVLPVLVLEIVSREPKNGNEISVTIGEITEGKWIPSTGGIYPILKKMEKKGFMDAKWDDPDKRNKKMYSITDSGFNELYNQREQLLSSLSQTKLIFEGIENYIQKKVNS comes from the coding sequence ATGTCAGATAAAATTATTGTTGATTGGGAGAAGGAAGAACAAAAAATTGAAGAAGAATATAAAAAAAAGATTAACCAGCTAAAGCAGAGAAAAAAAGAAAGCCAGATGGTTGGTAATATATTAGCAAAAGGTGTCCTTCCAGTGTTGGTGTTGGAAATTGTTTCTAGAGAACCTAAAAATGGTAACGAAATTTCAGTTACTATTGGAGAGATTACTGAAGGAAAGTGGATACCTAGCACAGGTGGAATTTATCCAATTTTAAAAAAGATGGAAAAGAAAGGGTTTATGGACGCCAAGTGGGATGACCCTGATAAAAGAAACAAAAAAATGTATAGCATAACCGACAGTGGCTTTAATGAATTGTATAATCAAAGAGAACAATTATTATCGAGTTTAAGCCAAACAAAGCTAATTTTTGAGGGTATTGAAAATTATATACAAAAAAAAGTCAATTCTTAG
- the panD gene encoding aspartate 1-decarboxylase: protein MLLTMFKSKIHKATVTEADLNYVGSVTIDSELLKASNILPHEKVQVVNNNNGARLETYVIKGEPGSKTICLNGAAARLVQPGDNVIIISYCQVDEKEAKEHEPTIVFVDDDNNIQSVENGEKHGEKR from the coding sequence ATGCTATTGACAATGTTTAAGTCCAAAATTCATAAAGCAACTGTAACGGAAGCAGATTTAAATTATGTAGGAAGTGTAACTATAGACTCAGAGTTGTTAAAAGCTTCCAATATACTTCCTCACGAAAAAGTACAAGTTGTCAACAATAATAACGGTGCAAGACTTGAAACGTATGTAATAAAAGGAGAACCAGGTAGTAAAACTATTTGTTTAAATGGGGCAGCAGCTAGGTTAGTACAGCCAGGAGATAACGTAATTATAATTTCATACTGTCAGGTAGATGAGAAAGAGGCAAAAGAGCATGAGCCTACAATAGTATTTGTCGATGATGATAATAATATCCAATCTGTGGAAAATGGTGAAAAGCACGGCGAAAAGAGATAA
- a CDS encoding Crp/Fnr family transcriptional regulator has translation MERCGCDQCTQQYCSKKVSIFQGLNIESLAKISSKVVHKTYKKGEKLFLQGDIAQNLYIINSGKIKVFKDSSNGKEQILYILTDGDTIGELSLLKKETINYSAVAMENTRVCMLTSHDFQQVIRQESEIILKIMETVGERLQKVEGLVQNLGTKDVEARLAQTLVNLAEEYGTVNKSGVNLTLPMSREDLSNYVGVARETISRKLGVLQDEGLIELLSSKKIIIKDLNKLMQHSSQD, from the coding sequence ATGGAAAGATGTGGATGTGATCAGTGCACACAACAATATTGCTCTAAAAAAGTTTCAATATTTCAGGGATTGAATATTGAAAGTTTAGCAAAAATAAGTTCCAAAGTTGTACATAAGACATATAAAAAAGGTGAAAAACTTTTTTTACAAGGGGATATAGCACAAAATCTTTATATTATAAATTCTGGTAAGATAAAGGTATTTAAGGATTCATCCAATGGGAAAGAGCAGATACTTTATATCCTAACAGATGGTGACACAATTGGTGAATTAAGCCTATTAAAAAAGGAAACCATAAACTATAGCGCAGTAGCTATGGAAAATACCCGTGTATGTATGTTGACAAGTCATGATTTTCAACAAGTAATTAGACAAGAGTCTGAAATTATACTTAAAATCATGGAAACTGTGGGAGAAAGACTCCAGAAAGTTGAAGGTTTAGTTCAAAATTTAGGAACCAAAGATGTAGAAGCAAGGCTTGCACAAACTCTAGTCAACTTAGCGGAAGAATATGGCACAGTAAATAAATCAGGAGTTAACTTAACCCTACCAATGTCTAGGGAAGATTTATCCAATTATGTTGGAGTTGCTAGGGAAACAATAAGCCGCAAGCTTGGAGTACTACAAGATGAAGGGCTTATAGAATTACTATCAAGTAAAAAAATAATTATTAAAGATTTAAATAAACTTATGCAGCATTCTTCTCAAGATTAG
- the trhA gene encoding PAQR family membrane homeostasis protein TrhA: MKIKEPVSTITHLVTCILAVIGTVYLVMKARGDTVKVLSMSIYGLSLILLYGASSAYHWVNSTDKVERVLKKVDHLAIFVLIAGTYTPVLIYGLEGAWRISMVSTIWVLALAGMIVKFFFINVPRWVSSVIYVSMGWFAVVPFYHLVQVYVTEAIILMILGGILYSIGALVYARKWFDFIPNKFGFHENFHLWVMAGSIVHFLMIVLFILPL; the protein is encoded by the coding sequence ATGAAAATCAAAGAACCTGTAAGCACAATAACCCATTTAGTTACTTGTATTTTGGCTGTAATAGGGACTGTATATTTAGTGATGAAGGCTAGAGGAGATACAGTAAAGGTTTTATCAATGTCTATCTATGGGTTAAGTCTAATCTTACTATATGGGGCTAGTTCAGCATATCATTGGGTTAACTCTACTGATAAAGTGGAGCGAGTGTTAAAGAAAGTCGATCATCTAGCCATTTTTGTGCTGATAGCAGGAACTTACACCCCAGTCTTGATATATGGTTTAGAAGGTGCATGGCGTATAAGTATGGTATCCACTATATGGGTATTAGCGTTAGCAGGTATGATAGTGAAGTTTTTCTTTATCAACGTTCCTAGATGGGTTTCATCTGTAATTTATGTTAGTATGGGGTGGTTTGCAGTAGTTCCGTTTTATCATTTAGTGCAAGTATATGTTACTGAGGCCATTATTCTAATGATTTTAGGAGGGATACTGTATTCAATCGGTGCTTTAGTTTATGCTAGAAAGTGGTTTGACTTTATACCAAATAAATTTGGGTTTCATGAAAATTTTCATCTTTGGGTTATGGCTGGAAGTATAGTTCATTTTTTAATGATAGTTTTGTTTATCCTTCCTCTTTAA
- a CDS encoding MATE family efflux transporter codes for MDVTKGSLKKTVILLALPVVLRMTLQMIVGVVDLAFIGQLDSTEATAAVGMANQLVMTTITVATAFTIGTTALIARYVGAKDPEKAGEVAQQSIVLTFGSGVILAILGSIFAESIMSFLVERGAGDENTAEVIRQGTIYLRIIVFSLPLMFVMMNTNAILQGAGDMKTPLYIMIFANSFNILFDWLLIFGIGIFPQLGVAGAAIATGGARSLAGLIGAIVLTRNKNFNLKLFQIKFDKKIIRDILKIGIPSAGEQGVRSSGQLIFTMIAASLGPLAIASNAIVLKAMSFSFMPGFGFGLAATTLVGQNLGAGNYKRAKECGYLATKMAFIFMTGVGLFFFFGSDLIAMFFHKDESVRQVVSECIKILAISQPALAFVMVMAGGLRGAGDTKFVLVTTMAGTWGMRVIVAYIFANLYGIHGLWYAMVLDNFVRAIMMFYRFKGEKWQEIKVGEQSKQSTANA; via the coding sequence ATGGATGTTACTAAAGGATCATTAAAGAAAACGGTGATTCTGTTAGCTTTGCCGGTTGTTTTAAGAATGACATTGCAGATGATTGTAGGTGTTGTTGACTTAGCTTTTATAGGTCAGCTGGATAGCACAGAGGCTACAGCTGCAGTGGGAATGGCGAATCAGTTAGTTATGACTACTATAACAGTGGCTACGGCTTTTACTATCGGTACAACAGCATTGATTGCCAGGTATGTGGGAGCAAAAGATCCTGAAAAAGCAGGTGAAGTCGCTCAGCAGTCAATTGTGCTAACCTTTGGTTCAGGAGTAATCTTAGCAATACTAGGGTCTATCTTTGCTGAATCTATAATGAGCTTTTTAGTAGAAAGAGGAGCGGGGGATGAAAACACTGCAGAGGTAATACGACAAGGGACAATATACTTAAGAATTATCGTTTTTTCTTTGCCTTTAATGTTTGTAATGATGAATACAAATGCTATTCTACAAGGAGCAGGGGATATGAAAACTCCTCTGTATATAATGATATTTGCTAATTCATTTAACATTCTATTTGATTGGTTGCTGATATTTGGCATAGGAATATTCCCGCAACTAGGGGTAGCTGGTGCTGCAATTGCCACCGGGGGAGCTCGAAGTTTAGCAGGACTTATAGGAGCTATAGTTTTAACTAGAAATAAAAACTTCAACTTAAAACTGTTTCAAATAAAATTTGATAAAAAAATTATACGGGATATTCTTAAAATTGGAATCCCTTCTGCTGGTGAGCAAGGAGTAAGAAGCAGTGGGCAATTAATCTTTACAATGATTGCCGCTTCTTTAGGTCCTTTGGCAATAGCCTCTAACGCCATCGTTCTAAAGGCTATGTCTTTTTCTTTTATGCCGGGATTTGGATTTGGTTTAGCAGCAACAACTTTAGTTGGACAAAATTTAGGAGCAGGGAATTATAAGCGAGCAAAAGAATGTGGCTACTTAGCAACAAAAATGGCTTTTATATTTATGACCGGGGTTGGACTGTTCTTTTTCTTTGGCTCTGATTTAATAGCTATGTTTTTTCATAAAGATGAGAGTGTGCGGCAGGTTGTATCAGAGTGTATTAAGATATTAGCGATTTCTCAGCCCGCTTTAGCTTTTGTTATGGTAATGGCAGGAGGACTAAGGGGAGCTGGAGATACTAAATTTGTATTAGTTACAACTATGGCTGGAACATGGGGCATGCGAGTTATAGTGGCATATATCTTTGCCAACCTTTATGGCATACACGGGCTATGGTATGCAATGGTTTTAGATAACTTTGTAAGAGCTATAATGATGTTCTATAGATTCAAAGGTGAAAAATGGCAGGAAATCAAGGTCGGGGAACAATCGAAACAATCAACAGCTAATGCTTAA
- the panC gene encoding pantoate--beta-alanine ligase, with translation MKIINSVSDMQAFSKKEKLHGKKIGFVPTMGFLHKGHLSLVEEARSQNEIVVVSIFVNPTQFGEGEDFDIYPKNFHRDKELLEEMGVDVIFYPTVDEMYPRSYNTYVDVYKVTEKLCGASRPGHFKGVTTVVAKLFNCVLPDNAYFGLKDAQQVVVISKMVRDLHFPVTIVPCPIVREADGLALSSRNVNLKKDQREHATVLYQSLKKAEEMVENGCLDAEKIKKSIADKIKTYPQAEIDYVEIVNFDTLEDIQVLKGKNLIALAVKIGKVRLIDNIIVEV, from the coding sequence ATGAAAATAATTAACTCAGTTTCTGATATGCAGGCATTTTCTAAAAAAGAAAAGCTCCACGGAAAGAAGATTGGTTTTGTTCCTACAATGGGCTTTTTGCATAAAGGACATCTCAGTTTAGTTGAAGAGGCAAGGAGCCAAAACGAAATCGTAGTAGTAAGCATTTTTGTTAATCCGACCCAGTTTGGTGAAGGAGAAGACTTTGATATTTACCCTAAGAACTTTCACAGAGATAAAGAACTATTAGAGGAAATGGGGGTAGATGTTATTTTTTATCCAACTGTTGACGAGATGTATCCCAGGTCTTATAATACTTATGTTGATGTTTATAAAGTCACAGAAAAACTATGTGGCGCTTCAAGGCCGGGTCATTTTAAGGGAGTTACTACAGTAGTTGCTAAGCTCTTTAACTGTGTGCTTCCGGACAATGCTTATTTTGGTTTAAAGGATGCACAACAGGTAGTTGTTATCTCTAAAATGGTAAGAGATCTTCATTTTCCTGTAACTATAGTGCCTTGTCCTATAGTTAGAGAGGCTGATGGTTTAGCACTTAGTTCTAGAAATGTAAACTTGAAAAAAGACCAGAGGGAGCATGCCACAGTATTATATCAGTCTTTAAAAAAGGCAGAAGAAATGGTGGAAAATGGTTGCCTAGATGCAGAAAAGATTAAAAAATCTATTGCTGACAAAATTAAAACATACCCACAGGCTGAAATTGACTATGTAGAAATTGTAAATTTTGATACTTTGGAAGATATTCAGGTTCTAAAGGGAAAAAACCTTATAGCGTTAGCAGTTAAAATTGGTAAAGTCAGACTGATAGATAATATAATAGTGGAGGTGTAA
- a CDS encoding Mur ligase family protein — protein MNLTSCQISKIVSGELIGNKDVEIDYIYYDVLKQDNPKTPFLYIPYINNYRNIDSTNFIETMATKGAKGVLLEKHQLTMVDTKGFQFYVIVKDLQKASLALARHYRLQHKGKVISVTGSCGKTTSKEMINQVFESAKIKSLKTERNINGFGGASHVLFNSEGNDWLNIEVGVNGLKRLPLLAETILPDYLLVTNIYNTHFDRIQTLEEVASHKLKLAHNSSPPKIVVLNGDDPYLQDYVTDQTITFGFGSHNDYVIKDIHSQNLAGSSFTIFQGNEKYTVKTPLVGKHNVANACGVFALCNSIGIEPEHIMAGISSFTGLVHENYETSGFKKVIKRHFYDDSQHFNLPGLESGLETFFTITPKNGYLILGYDYKFESKNFDFFDLFNILSRYKDRIKGLYLIGVEWENQSAFLDNISKEIKIFSDIKGVTKEIKTRTLPGDFVYLKGDFHQHLRKIFTLLEDKNEYRK, from the coding sequence TTGAACTTAACAAGTTGTCAAATTTCGAAAATAGTATCAGGAGAGTTAATTGGAAATAAAGATGTGGAAATTGATTATATCTACTATGATGTTTTAAAGCAAGATAATCCGAAAACACCATTTTTATATATTCCCTATATAAATAACTATAGAAATATTGACAGTACAAATTTTATAGAAACTATGGCGACTAAAGGAGCAAAGGGAGTTTTACTAGAAAAACATCAATTAACTATGGTGGACACTAAAGGCTTTCAGTTTTATGTTATTGTAAAAGATTTGCAAAAAGCCAGCCTGGCGTTAGCTAGACACTATAGACTTCAGCATAAAGGGAAAGTTATATCAGTCACCGGTAGTTGTGGAAAAACTACTAGTAAAGAGATGATAAACCAAGTTTTTGAGTCTGCAAAAATAAAATCGTTAAAAACAGAGAGAAATATCAATGGTTTTGGGGGAGCATCTCATGTGCTATTTAATTCTGAGGGTAATGATTGGTTAAACATAGAGGTGGGAGTAAATGGGCTAAAGAGGTTGCCACTTTTAGCTGAAACAATTTTACCTGATTACCTGCTTGTTACTAACATTTATAATACCCACTTTGATAGAATTCAAACCCTTGAAGAAGTTGCTAGCCACAAACTAAAACTTGCTCATAATAGCTCCCCTCCAAAAATTGTTGTGCTAAATGGAGATGACCCATATTTACAAGATTATGTTACAGATCAAACTATAACTTTTGGTTTTGGAAGCCATAATGATTATGTTATAAAAGATATTCATAGCCAAAACTTGGCTGGGAGTAGTTTTACAATATTCCAAGGAAATGAAAAGTATACGGTTAAGACCCCACTAGTAGGCAAGCACAATGTTGCCAATGCTTGTGGTGTATTTGCCCTATGCAATAGTATAGGGATAGAACCAGAGCATATAATGGCTGGAATATCATCATTTACCGGTCTAGTCCATGAGAATTATGAAACAAGTGGATTTAAAAAAGTTATTAAAAGACACTTTTATGACGACAGCCAGCACTTTAACCTCCCTGGTTTAGAATCAGGTCTTGAAACTTTTTTTACAATAACACCCAAAAATGGCTATCTAATTTTGGGATATGATTACAAGTTTGAGAGTAAAAATTTTGATTTTTTTGATTTATTCAACATATTATCTAGGTATAAAGATAGGATCAAAGGCCTTTACTTAATTGGGGTAGAATGGGAAAACCAAAGTGCTTTTTTAGATAATATATCAAAAGAAATAAAAATTTTTTCTGATATTAAAGGGGTAACAAAGGAGATAAAAACGAGAACTTTGCCCGGTGATTTTGTTTATTTAAAAGGAGATTTTCACCAACATTTAAGAAAAATCTTCACTTTGCTGGAGGACAAAAATGAGTATAGAAAATAG
- a CDS encoding DUF3231 family protein, producing MNNDPLNVMEATVLWESAMTMKFTINANKVMLNHAKDDDLQKYLSTKIQKVDTPILEQMEKMLEQEGISLENSFSSKPSIKSELPAGAFYEDIEIAQYLTGEIKGGLMGLSGAMASFVREDIAAEFAKFHSQCVDSGRKLLKLMKKKDWLIVPPKFKQ from the coding sequence TTGAACAATGATCCTTTGAATGTTATGGAAGCAACAGTATTGTGGGAAAGTGCAATGACCATGAAGTTTACTATTAATGCTAATAAAGTTATGTTAAACCATGCAAAAGACGATGATTTGCAAAAATATCTATCAACGAAAATTCAAAAGGTTGATACTCCAATTCTTGAACAAATGGAAAAGATGCTTGAACAGGAAGGAATTTCTTTGGAAAACTCTTTTAGTTCTAAACCAAGTATAAAGAGCGAGCTGCCTGCAGGCGCGTTTTATGAAGACATAGAAATCGCCCAGTACTTAACAGGTGAAATTAAGGGTGGTTTGATGGGACTAAGCGGAGCGATGGCTTCCTTTGTTCGAGAAGATATAGCTGCAGAGTTTGCCAAATTTCACAGCCAATGTGTAGATTCTGGAAGGAAACTCTTAAAGCTAATGAAGAAAAAAGATTGGTTAATTGTACCTCCTAAATTTAAGCAGTAG
- a CDS encoding rubredoxin produces MKKFRCTVCDYIYDPEKGEEGVAKPGTSFEDLPEDYECPECGVGKELFEEIDE; encoded by the coding sequence ATGAAAAAATTCAGATGTACAGTTTGTGACTACATTTATGACCCAGAAAAGGGGGAAGAAGGTGTAGCTAAACCCGGAACTTCTTTTGAAGACTTACCAGAGGATTATGAGTGTCCTGAGTGCGGAGTTGGAAAAGAACTTTTTGAAGAAATAGATGAATAA
- the panB gene encoding 3-methyl-2-oxobutanoate hydroxymethyltransferase, producing the protein MGKFSVSSFVKAKKNGEKITMLTAYDYSTAKLFDNAGIDAMLVGDSLGMVMLGYDDTLKVTVDDIIHHSRAVARGCKEAMVVADMPFLSYHVSKEESIKNAGRLIQEGNAQAVKLEGGIEIIDKVKGIINAQIPVMGHLGLTPQSVNIVGGYKVQGKSEKQAQKLIDDALALEKAGVFAIVLECVPAELAKIVSERLRIPTVGIGAGNKTDGQILVYQDMLGMYSDMAPKFVKQYANIGGQMETAVKDYIKEVKDTSFPEKKHSFSIKEEVLKKLY; encoded by the coding sequence ATGGGAAAATTTTCTGTAAGTTCGTTTGTAAAAGCAAAGAAGAATGGTGAAAAGATTACCATGCTTACAGCTTATGATTATTCAACAGCTAAGCTTTTTGATAATGCGGGGATAGATGCAATGTTAGTTGGCGACTCATTAGGAATGGTTATGCTAGGGTATGATGACACTCTAAAGGTGACAGTGGATGATATAATCCATCATAGCAGGGCTGTAGCTAGGGGATGTAAAGAGGCAATGGTTGTAGCTGATATGCCATTTTTGTCATATCATGTCAGTAAAGAAGAGTCCATAAAAAATGCAGGTAGGCTAATTCAAGAAGGTAATGCCCAAGCTGTTAAGCTAGAAGGTGGTATTGAGATTATCGACAAAGTTAAGGGGATTATTAACGCTCAAATACCTGTAATGGGGCACCTAGGTTTGACACCTCAATCGGTTAATATTGTGGGAGGATACAAGGTACAAGGTAAGTCAGAAAAACAAGCTCAAAAGTTAATAGATGATGCACTTGCATTGGAAAAAGCAGGGGTGTTTGCTATTGTATTAGAATGTGTCCCTGCTGAACTAGCTAAAATAGTGAGTGAAAGACTTAGAATTCCAACTGTAGGGATTGGGGCAGGAAATAAAACAGATGGTCAGATACTGGTTTATCAGGATATGCTTGGCATGTATAGTGATATGGCGCCAAAGTTTGTTAAACAGTATGCTAATATTGGTGGGCAAATGGAGACAGCTGTAAAAGATTATATAAAAGAAGTTAAAGATACTAGTTTCCCTGAAAAAAAACACTCATTTTCGATAAAAGAAGAAGTTTTGAAAAAGCTATACTAA
- a CDS encoding ABC transporter ATP-binding protein has protein sequence MGVFRYLTQFFRKYKWYYFFGIFWLLVVNVVQMMVPRLLGNITDSLAQGMLDARGLLMYALMILGIGLIMGFGRALWRIFITGSARRLEYYLRTKLFAHLQKMSPNYFNRMKTGDLMAHATNDINAVRMAFGGGIIMATDAIVLTLLAGGLMVAQVGWQLTLIAIIPLPILAVSASSFGRIIHSRFKNVQAAFSTMTESVQENLEGARVVKAFVQEDEEIKRFEEAAQKHVDTNVHLVKVWGMLEPLVQVLATASVILIVMFGGRAVINGSISIGDFVAFNSYLVMLIWPMMAIGWVINVLQRGRASMDRLNAILDEQPDIYDGDNAKDVDVQGNIEIKDLSFEYEDGHKALKNINLNIKKGKTVAIIGRTGSGKTTLVNLLLRLANPPRGTIYVDGVDINDIKLKNLRESIGYVPQDNFLFSTDISNNIAFALEKTNTIEVEEAAKFAHIYDNIIEFPEKFDTMVGERGVTLSGGQKQRISIARAIIKDPEILILDDSLSAVDTQTEEEILKQLEDIMNNKTSIIISHRVSTVKDADEIVVMDQGEIVERGNHDELVKQGGLYANLNHKQQLEEKLGSA, from the coding sequence ATGGGAGTATTCAGGTATCTGACTCAATTTTTTAGAAAGTATAAGTGGTACTATTTTTTTGGGATTTTTTGGCTACTAGTAGTTAATGTAGTTCAGATGATGGTCCCAAGGCTGTTGGGTAATATAACCGACAGTTTAGCCCAAGGTATGCTTGATGCAAGAGGTTTGTTGATGTATGCATTAATGATACTAGGGATTGGTTTGATTATGGGATTTGGCAGAGCGTTGTGGAGAATATTCATTACTGGATCTGCAAGAAGGTTGGAATATTATCTTAGGACTAAACTTTTTGCACACCTTCAAAAGATGTCCCCTAACTATTTTAATAGAATGAAAACAGGCGATTTAATGGCACATGCTACCAATGATATTAACGCTGTTCGCATGGCTTTTGGTGGTGGGATTATTATGGCTACCGATGCTATTGTATTAACTTTATTAGCTGGAGGGCTGATGGTAGCTCAAGTGGGCTGGCAGCTGACTTTAATCGCAATTATACCATTGCCTATTTTAGCTGTATCAGCCAGTTCTTTTGGCAGGATAATTCATAGTAGATTTAAAAACGTTCAAGCTGCTTTTTCTACCATGACTGAATCAGTACAGGAAAACCTAGAAGGAGCAAGAGTGGTGAAGGCATTTGTTCAAGAGGATGAAGAAATAAAGAGGTTTGAAGAAGCTGCACAAAAGCATGTGGATACAAATGTTCACTTAGTTAAAGTTTGGGGTATGTTAGAGCCCTTAGTACAAGTTTTAGCTACAGCAAGTGTAATTTTAATAGTAATGTTTGGAGGTAGAGCAGTAATAAATGGCAGTATTTCTATAGGTGACTTTGTTGCTTTTAATAGCTATTTGGTCATGCTGATTTGGCCTATGATGGCCATAGGTTGGGTTATTAATGTTTTACAGCGTGGTAGAGCTTCTATGGATAGACTGAATGCAATTTTAGATGAACAGCCGGATATCTATGATGGCGACAACGCAAAAGATGTAGATGTTCAAGGAAATATTGAAATAAAAGACTTATCTTTTGAATATGAAGATGGGCACAAGGCCTTAAAAAATATAAACCTTAATATTAAAAAAGGTAAAACTGTGGCAATAATAGGAAGAACAGGAAGTGGTAAGACTACCTTAGTTAATTTATTGTTACGTTTGGCTAATCCTCCTCGAGGAACAATATACGTAGATGGGGTAGATATTAATGATATTAAGCTAAAAAATCTACGAGAAAGCATAGGATACGTACCTCAAGATAATTTTTTGTTTTCAACAGATATTTCCAATAACATAGCTTTTGCTTTAGAAAAAACTAACACCATTGAAGTCGAGGAAGCAGCAAAATTTGCACATATTTATGATAATATTATCGAGTTCCCCGAAAAATTTGACACCATGGTAGGAGAGCGCGGCGTAACTCTATCCGGAGGGCAAAAACAAAGGATTTCTATTGCAAGAGCAATAATAAAGGACCCAGAAATTTTAATTTTAGATGATAGTCTATCCGCTGTAGATACTCAAACAGAGGAGGAAATATTAAAACAACTGGAAGATATTATGAATAATAAAACAAGTATCATTATATCTCATCGTGTTTCAACTGTTAAGGACGCTGATGAAATAGTTGTTATGGACCAAGGAGAAATTGTAGAAAGAGGCAATCATGATGAGTTAGTAAAACAAGGTGGCTTGTATGCCAACCTGAACCATAAGCAGCAGTTGGAAGAAAAGCTGGGAAGCGCATAA